One region of Longimicrobium sp. genomic DNA includes:
- a CDS encoding EVE domain-containing protein, with protein sequence DDLHRDGQTTWEGVRNYQARNFLRDDAQPGDRVLYYHSNADPPGVAGLATVARAGYPDPTARDSGSDYFDPKASDQDPRWYMIDVAFAEKFPAVVSLDALRQTPGLEKMLVINKSRLSVQPVTDEEFEIVVRLGRGGSA encoded by the coding sequence GACGACCTGCACCGCGACGGGCAGACCACGTGGGAGGGGGTGCGCAACTACCAGGCGCGCAACTTCCTTCGCGACGACGCCCAGCCGGGCGACCGGGTGCTGTATTACCACAGCAATGCCGATCCGCCCGGCGTGGCGGGGCTGGCCACGGTGGCGCGCGCGGGGTATCCGGACCCGACCGCCCGTGATTCCGGGAGCGACTACTTCGATCCGAAGGCGTCGGACCAGGACCCGCGCTGGTACATGATCGACGTGGCGTTCGCGGAAAAGTTCCCGGCCGTGGTGTCGCTCGACGCCCTGCGGCAGACGCCCGGGCTGGAGAAGATGCTCGTCATCAACAAGAGCCGCCTTTCCGTGCAGCCGGTTACGGATGAAGAGTTCGAGATCGTGGTGAGGCTGGGGCGAGGGGGAAGTGCGTGA